The following proteins come from a genomic window of Microbacterium sulfonylureivorans:
- a CDS encoding bile acid:sodium symporter family protein: MNPDDIVLNFNPGTLVILNVVLGLIMFGIALDTTVDDFKVVARKPKPFVIAILAQLIVLPAVTFGLTLILPVTPSMALGMILVACCPPGNISQVLTHRSGGNVALSVSMTAVSNVIYIFALPLSVAFWGSLHPTASTLLEAVELNAWAMLLDIFLIIGLPFAAGLFIRNRFPVFAGRVQPYVKWFSLLALVGFIVAALAGNWAYFVAFLGIIIVVVTIHDAVALAIGYSTAVVGGLGTRERKAMTFEVGIRNAGLGLGLIFAFFGGLGGMAIVAGWWGIWDIIAGLIVAGLWARHTRRRTGSPKGDASRHALRAGGTDAAAPDAAAGPAS; this comes from the coding sequence ATGAATCCCGACGACATCGTCCTCAACTTCAACCCGGGGACGCTCGTCATCCTCAACGTGGTGCTCGGGCTGATCATGTTCGGCATCGCGCTCGACACGACGGTCGACGACTTCAAGGTCGTGGCGCGAAAGCCCAAGCCGTTCGTCATCGCGATCCTCGCGCAGCTGATCGTGCTGCCCGCGGTCACGTTCGGGCTGACCCTGATCCTGCCGGTCACGCCCTCGATGGCGCTCGGCATGATCCTCGTGGCATGCTGCCCGCCCGGCAACATCTCGCAGGTGCTGACCCACCGCTCCGGCGGCAACGTCGCCCTGTCCGTCTCGATGACCGCGGTCTCGAATGTCATCTACATCTTCGCCCTGCCGCTGAGCGTCGCGTTCTGGGGCTCTCTGCACCCCACGGCGTCGACGCTGCTCGAGGCCGTCGAGCTCAACGCCTGGGCGATGCTGCTCGACATCTTCCTGATCATCGGCCTGCCGTTCGCCGCCGGCCTGTTCATCCGCAATCGGTTCCCGGTCTTCGCCGGTCGCGTGCAGCCCTACGTGAAGTGGTTCTCGCTCCTCGCGCTGGTCGGGTTCATCGTCGCCGCCCTCGCGGGCAACTGGGCGTACTTCGTCGCGTTCCTGGGCATCATCATCGTGGTGGTGACGATCCACGACGCCGTCGCCCTCGCGATCGGCTACAGCACGGCTGTCGTCGGCGGTCTCGGCACGCGCGAGCGCAAGGCGATGACGTTCGAGGTCGGCATCCGAAACGCGGGCCTCGGCCTCGGCCTCATCTTCGCCTTCTTCGGCGGCCTCGGCGGCATGGCGATCGTCGCCGGCTGGTGGGGCATCTGGGACATCATCGCCGGGCTTATCGTCGCGGGCCTCTGGGCCCGTCACACCCGCAGGCGCACGGGATCGCCCAAGGGCGATGCGTCGCGTCATGCGCTCCGCGCGGGCGGGACGGATGCCGCGGCCCCCGACGCGGCCGCGGGGCCTGCCTCGTGA
- a CDS encoding SDR family oxidoreductase has translation MSVRVLITGGAGFLGSHVAAALVAHPDVDLVVAGDVRRPEHPIEGVVYDDCDVTRPAGLVPLLQRHEIDVVVHLAAIVNPGRDHDLEYRVDVDGTRSILDACVATGVRRIVVSSSGAAYGYHPDSPEWLHETDAVRGNDEFPYARHKRLVEEMLAERRETDPDLEQVVFRIGTILGPTVQNQITALWDGRRILAIRGSDSPFVFVWVDDVAAAMTRAATDGPAGIYNVAGDGRVTVQEIAARLGKPLLTVPAGVLAFALRTGRMLRLTVHGPEQVGFLRYRPVLANDALKRDFGFTPSKTSAEAFEAYLGTHPGVARD, from the coding sequence GTGAGCGTCCGGGTCCTGATCACGGGCGGCGCCGGCTTCCTCGGCTCGCACGTCGCGGCGGCGCTCGTCGCCCACCCCGACGTCGACCTCGTCGTCGCCGGCGACGTGCGCCGGCCGGAGCATCCCATCGAGGGGGTCGTCTACGACGACTGCGACGTCACACGTCCGGCGGGGCTCGTGCCCCTGCTGCAGCGTCATGAGATCGACGTCGTCGTCCACCTCGCCGCGATCGTGAACCCGGGGCGCGACCACGACCTGGAGTACCGGGTGGACGTGGACGGAACGCGCAGCATCCTCGATGCCTGCGTCGCCACGGGTGTGCGCCGCATCGTCGTGTCGTCGTCGGGTGCCGCCTACGGGTACCACCCCGACAGCCCGGAGTGGCTTCACGAGACCGATGCCGTCCGCGGGAACGACGAGTTCCCCTACGCGAGGCACAAGCGGCTCGTCGAGGAGATGCTCGCCGAACGTCGCGAGACCGACCCCGACCTGGAGCAGGTCGTGTTCCGCATCGGCACCATCCTCGGCCCGACCGTGCAGAACCAGATCACCGCACTCTGGGACGGGCGCCGCATCCTGGCCATCCGCGGCTCGGACTCGCCCTTCGTGTTCGTCTGGGTCGACGACGTCGCCGCGGCCATGACCCGCGCGGCCACCGACGGCCCGGCGGGGATCTACAACGTCGCCGGCGACGGCCGGGTCACGGTGCAGGAGATCGCGGCGCGCCTGGGCAAGCCCCTGCTCACCGTGCCGGCCGGAGTCCTCGCGTTCGCACTGCGGACCGGGCGGATGCTGCGCCTCACCGTCCACGGACCGGAGCAGGTCGGCTTCCTCCGCTATCGCCCGGTGCTTGCGAACGACGCGCTGAAGCGCGACTTCGGCTTCACTCCGTCGAAGACCTCGGCCGAGGCCTTCGAGGCCTACCTCGGGACGCACCCCGGCGTCGCACGGGACTAG
- a CDS encoding type IV toxin-antitoxin system AbiEi family antitoxin domain-containing protein: protein MQRPNALATSLLSETFLSPRELQERGVDRHAARRLVEAGELVRLRNGRYVRRGACDALVRAGRIGGRLDCVSLLGAIGVFVVDRSILHVQFERGTSRLPVRPAATVAHWRRSRRARAALTADLIEALAQSVRCQAPRDAVATLDSAWHQGLIDESDLAAVFARLPERYRPLRSLLDPRSESGPESLMRLILRGLGCSFDVQVEIAGVGRVDFVVDGWLIIECDSKAHHEGWDAQRRDRRRDIAAARAGYTTIRPLAEDILFHREQTLDDVKSILAHGPRPSATQNSSKRGAKRRTAAPCGQTTPA from the coding sequence GTGCAGAGACCGAACGCCCTCGCGACCTCCCTTCTCTCGGAGACGTTTCTCAGCCCGCGCGAGCTGCAGGAGAGAGGAGTCGACCGACATGCCGCACGCCGGCTCGTCGAGGCGGGCGAGCTGGTGAGACTCCGCAACGGCAGGTACGTGCGGCGCGGTGCCTGCGATGCCCTCGTTCGCGCCGGGCGGATAGGCGGGCGCCTGGACTGCGTCTCGCTGCTGGGCGCGATCGGCGTCTTCGTCGTCGACCGCTCCATCCTCCACGTGCAGTTCGAGCGAGGAACGAGCCGGCTGCCGGTTCGCCCCGCAGCGACCGTGGCGCACTGGCGGCGCTCACGCCGAGCTCGTGCGGCACTGACGGCCGATCTCATCGAGGCGCTCGCCCAATCCGTGCGATGCCAGGCGCCCCGCGACGCCGTCGCCACACTTGACAGCGCATGGCATCAGGGGCTCATCGACGAGTCCGACCTCGCGGCCGTCTTCGCGCGGCTGCCGGAGAGATATCGACCGCTCCGATCGCTGCTCGATCCGCGGAGCGAGTCCGGTCCGGAGTCGCTGATGCGGCTCATCCTCCGCGGGCTCGGGTGCTCCTTCGATGTGCAGGTGGAGATAGCTGGGGTGGGGCGAGTGGACTTCGTGGTCGACGGCTGGCTCATCATCGAGTGCGACAGCAAGGCGCATCACGAGGGGTGGGACGCGCAGCGCCGCGATCGACGCCGAGACATCGCCGCCGCCCGCGCAGGCTACACGACGATCCGTCCTCTGGCCGAGGACATCCTCTTCCACCGAGAGCAGACACTCGACGATGTGAAGTCGATCCTGGCGCATGGTCCGCGGCCGTCTGCAACGCAGAACTCCTCCAAACGAGGCGCCAAACGCCGGACGGCGGCGCCCTGCGGCCAGACCACGCCCGCATGA
- a CDS encoding isocitrate lyase/PEP mutase family protein: MTQNPSPFRRLHERTLVLPNAWDGASAALFAAAGAPAIATTSAGVAWSLGYQDSQGAPIDEMIAALARIVAVSPVPVTADIEAGYGDAAATVARIIALGVSGINLEDSEGGALVDPATMRERIIAVREVAAGAGADLFVNARIDTYLFGVENALDATLERGAAYVDAGADGIFVPGLADLEAMRVLSGAITVPLNVMVAAGSPPVADLEDAGVRRISTGMALAHQAWAVAAASAVDILTEGHFDAIDPGVEYGRLNGLLRTGG; this comes from the coding sequence ATGACGCAGAACCCCTCCCCCTTCCGCCGCCTCCACGAACGCACGCTGGTGCTGCCCAACGCGTGGGACGGAGCATCCGCCGCCCTCTTCGCCGCCGCGGGCGCCCCCGCGATCGCCACCACGAGCGCCGGGGTCGCCTGGTCGCTCGGGTACCAGGACAGTCAGGGCGCTCCGATCGACGAGATGATCGCCGCGCTCGCGCGCATCGTCGCAGTCTCCCCTGTGCCGGTCACCGCCGACATCGAGGCGGGGTATGGGGATGCCGCGGCCACGGTCGCACGCATCATCGCGCTCGGCGTCTCGGGCATCAATCTCGAGGACTCCGAGGGCGGCGCGCTCGTCGACCCCGCGACGATGCGAGAGAGGATCATCGCGGTACGAGAGGTCGCCGCCGGCGCCGGAGCGGATCTCTTCGTCAACGCCCGGATCGACACGTACCTCTTCGGCGTCGAGAACGCGCTCGACGCCACCCTCGAACGCGGCGCCGCCTACGTCGACGCCGGAGCCGACGGCATCTTCGTTCCCGGGCTCGCCGACCTCGAGGCGATGCGCGTGCTGAGCGGAGCGATCACCGTGCCGCTCAACGTCATGGTCGCCGCCGGCTCGCCACCCGTCGCCGACCTCGAGGACGCAGGCGTCCGCCGCATCAGCACAGGCATGGCCCTCGCCCATCAGGCGTGGGCGGTAGCCGCCGCGAGCGCCGTCGACATCCTTACCGAAGGGCACTTCGACGCGATCGACCCGGGGGTCGAGTACGGCCGCCTGAACGGTCTCCTGCGCACCGGCGGGTGA
- a CDS encoding adenosine deaminase: MPIDQHGDAVIDGVSIRSLPKVSLHDHLDGGVRPATIIELADGIGLDVPESDADDLADWFSEKSDSGSLVEYLKTFDLTTAVMQTREGLTRVAREFVEDLAADGVIYGEVRWAPEQHLARGLSLDEVVAAVQEGIEEGEDAAERGGRDIRVGQLITAMRHTDRSLEIAKLAVDWRTRGAVGFDIAGPEDGFPASNHRAAFDYLASEFFPSTVHAGEAAGLDSIRSALLDGRALRLGHGVRLAEDLEVVSRAGEEVLVQFGDLARWVRDREITLELSPSSNLQTGAIAAWGTTMEDHPFDLLYQLGFSVTVNVDNRTMSRTSLTRELALLAETFEYGLDDFESFQLNAAAGAFLPVEEREELIELIAEGFGD, translated from the coding sequence ATGCCCATCGACCAGCACGGAGATGCCGTCATCGACGGAGTGTCGATCCGGAGCCTGCCGAAGGTCTCGCTGCACGACCACCTCGACGGAGGGGTGCGCCCGGCGACGATCATCGAACTCGCCGACGGGATCGGCCTGGACGTGCCCGAGTCCGACGCCGACGACCTCGCGGACTGGTTCTCCGAGAAGAGCGACTCCGGATCGCTCGTCGAGTACCTCAAGACGTTCGACCTGACGACGGCGGTCATGCAGACCCGCGAAGGGCTCACGCGGGTCGCGCGGGAGTTCGTCGAGGACCTCGCGGCCGACGGCGTCATCTACGGCGAGGTGCGGTGGGCTCCCGAGCAGCATCTGGCACGGGGTCTGTCGCTCGACGAGGTCGTCGCGGCCGTGCAGGAGGGCATCGAGGAGGGCGAGGATGCCGCGGAGCGCGGCGGTCGCGACATCCGCGTCGGCCAGCTCATCACCGCGATGCGCCACACCGACCGTTCGCTCGAGATCGCGAAGCTCGCGGTGGACTGGCGCACGCGCGGAGCCGTGGGCTTCGACATCGCCGGTCCCGAAGACGGGTTCCCGGCCTCGAACCACCGTGCGGCGTTCGACTACCTCGCGTCGGAGTTCTTCCCCTCGACCGTCCACGCCGGCGAAGCGGCCGGTCTCGACTCGATCCGCTCGGCGCTCCTCGACGGCCGGGCGCTGCGCCTGGGTCACGGTGTGCGCCTCGCCGAAGACCTCGAGGTCGTCTCGCGCGCCGGCGAAGAGGTGCTCGTGCAGTTCGGAGACCTCGCTCGCTGGGTGCGCGACCGCGAGATCACGCTCGAGCTCTCGCCGTCGTCCAACCTGCAGACCGGCGCGATCGCGGCGTGGGGGACGACGATGGAGGACCACCCCTTCGATCTGCTCTACCAGCTCGGCTTCTCGGTGACGGTGAACGTCGACAACCGCACGATGAGCCGCACGTCGCTCACGCGGGAGCTCGCGCTCCTTGCGGAGACGTTCGAGTACGGCCTCGACGACTTCGAATCCTTCCAGCTCAACGCCGCCGCCGGCGCGTTCCTCCCTGTGGAGGAGCGCGAGGAGCTCATCGAGCTGATCGCGGAGGGCTTCGGCGACTGA
- a CDS encoding thymidine phosphorylase, whose product MTEVEPYDAVDVIRTKRDGGAVPEGALRWMVDAYTRGYVADSQMAAFAMAVLLNGMSRDEIRVMTDAMIASGERMSFAGLGKPTVDKHSTGGVGDKITLPLAPLVAAFGVAVPQLSGRGLGHTGGTLDKLESISGWRAALTNDELFDQLAGVGAVICAAGSGLAPADKKLYALRDVTGTVEAIPLIASSIMSKKIAEGTDSLVLDVKFGSGAFMRDVEKARELARTMVALGTDSGVATTALLTDMNTPLGLAIGNANEVRESVEVLAGGGPADVVELTVALAREMLALAGQPDADVEAALADGRAMDRWRDMIRAQDGDPDAPLPAPRETHVVTATEAGFVARMEALPFGIAAWRLGAGRARAEDPVLHAAGIDLHVKPGDAVAAGQPLFTLLGEDATRFDRALDALEGAWDVGADAPAPSPLVLERITA is encoded by the coding sequence ATGACCGAGGTCGAGCCGTACGACGCCGTCGACGTCATCCGCACGAAGCGCGACGGGGGAGCCGTCCCCGAGGGGGCGCTGCGGTGGATGGTCGACGCCTATACGCGCGGCTACGTCGCGGACTCGCAGATGGCGGCGTTCGCGATGGCCGTGCTGCTCAACGGCATGTCGAGGGACGAGATCCGCGTGATGACCGACGCGATGATCGCGTCGGGCGAGCGCATGAGCTTCGCCGGGCTCGGCAAGCCCACCGTCGACAAGCACTCCACCGGCGGCGTGGGCGACAAGATCACGCTTCCCCTCGCGCCGCTGGTGGCCGCGTTCGGCGTCGCGGTGCCGCAGCTGTCGGGCCGTGGCCTCGGGCACACCGGTGGCACGCTCGACAAGCTCGAATCGATCTCGGGCTGGCGGGCCGCGCTCACGAACGACGAGCTGTTCGACCAGCTCGCCGGCGTCGGCGCCGTGATCTGCGCAGCCGGTTCGGGCCTCGCGCCCGCAGACAAGAAGCTCTACGCGCTCCGCGACGTCACCGGCACGGTCGAGGCGATCCCGCTCATCGCCTCGAGCATCATGTCGAAGAAGATCGCCGAAGGCACCGACTCGCTCGTGCTCGACGTGAAGTTCGGCTCCGGCGCGTTCATGCGCGACGTCGAGAAGGCGCGCGAGCTCGCCCGCACGATGGTCGCGCTCGGCACCGATTCGGGGGTCGCGACCACGGCGCTCCTCACCGACATGAACACCCCCCTGGGCCTCGCGATCGGCAACGCGAACGAGGTCCGCGAATCGGTCGAGGTGCTCGCCGGCGGCGGCCCCGCCGATGTCGTCGAGCTCACGGTGGCGCTCGCCCGCGAGATGCTCGCCCTGGCCGGGCAGCCCGATGCCGACGTCGAGGCCGCTCTCGCCGACGGCCGGGCGATGGACCGGTGGCGCGACATGATCCGCGCGCAGGACGGCGATCCGGATGCTCCGCTCCCCGCTCCCCGCGAGACGCACGTCGTGACCGCGACCGAGGCCGGCTTCGTCGCCCGCATGGAGGCGCTGCCCTTCGGGATCGCCGCCTGGCGTCTCGGCGCCGGACGCGCCCGCGCCGAGGACCCGGTCCTCCACGCGGCCGGCATCGATCTGCACGTCAAGCCCGGCGACGCCGTCGCGGCCGGACAGCCGCTGTTCACCCTGCTCGGGGAGGATGCGACGAGGTTCGACCGCGCTCTCGACGCGCTGGAGGGCGCGTGGGATGTCGGGGCGGACGCCCCGGCGCCGAGCCCGCTCGTGCTCGAGCGCATCACCGCCTGA
- a CDS encoding cytidine deaminase, which yields MTDIDWDELRAAATDAMRRAYAPYSRYKVGAAALVTDGRIVTGCNVENASYGVTLCAECGLVSELAITGGGNLVAFVCVNGEGHTIMPCGRCRQLLYEFAIPGMLLETVSGIRTIDEVLPDAFGPRDLEEAAR from the coding sequence GTGACCGACATCGACTGGGATGAGCTGCGCGCGGCCGCGACGGATGCCATGCGGCGTGCGTACGCCCCGTACTCCCGCTACAAGGTGGGCGCCGCCGCACTGGTGACCGACGGGCGCATCGTGACCGGCTGCAACGTCGAGAACGCGTCGTACGGCGTGACCCTGTGCGCCGAGTGCGGGCTCGTCAGCGAGCTCGCGATCACCGGCGGCGGCAACCTCGTCGCGTTCGTGTGCGTGAACGGCGAGGGTCACACGATCATGCCGTGCGGGCGCTGCCGTCAGCTGCTGTACGAGTTCGCGATTCCGGGGATGCTGCTCGAGACGGTGTCGGGCATCCGCACGATCGACGAGGTGCTGCCCGACGCGTTCGGACCGCGCGACCTCGAGGAGGCCGCCCGATGA